The proteins below are encoded in one region of Tessaracoccus aquimaris:
- a CDS encoding recombinase family protein produces MTIIDADRTAIDSLVAPTPFPGSFAVSYLRVSTKEQAEKGGQAEGFSIPAQREANQRKADQLGATIIEEFVDAGESARKADRPELMRMIQYVAKHKTNYCIVHKVDRLARNRADDVTIHLALKDAGVTLVSATENIDETPSGMLLHGIMSSIAEFYSRNLATEVVKGLSQKAAQGGTVTKAPIGYRNVGVRDEFGREVRTVEIDEERAPLVRWAFQVFASGDWTTSQLHQELVARGLTTAASPRRPSRPIGKSSVHRMLTNPYYKGSVRYQGVTYAGAHEAIVPNEVWDQVQTVLGTHRSAADATQVHEHYLKGTVFCGQCGSRLLVCNAKSSQGTIYPYFVCASRHGGRGDCTRQAMLIEQVERLIERFYAKVQLDPETTQAVSAMIHARFDEMMAEGAAELADLASRRTQLEGEQQKLLQAHYAGAIPLDLLKKEQDRITASLETIEHRITAHHGHYADARANLDDSLKLLSNAADLYEHADDANRRLCNQALFRAIYIDEDNDVRVGYRNPYDGLSLSGLHADALSWAAEAKKMGQARTATKGGPLVASSHLTRLG; encoded by the coding sequence ATGACGATCATCGACGCGGACCGAACCGCGATAGACAGCCTCGTAGCGCCCACCCCGTTCCCCGGATCATTCGCCGTCTCCTACCTACGGGTCTCCACGAAGGAGCAGGCGGAGAAGGGCGGCCAGGCGGAGGGCTTCTCGATCCCGGCCCAGCGCGAGGCGAACCAGCGCAAGGCCGACCAGCTCGGAGCAACGATCATCGAGGAGTTCGTCGACGCGGGCGAGTCCGCGCGCAAGGCCGACCGGCCCGAACTGATGCGGATGATCCAGTACGTCGCGAAGCACAAGACGAACTACTGCATCGTCCACAAGGTCGACCGGCTCGCCCGCAACCGAGCCGACGACGTGACCATCCACCTCGCCCTCAAGGACGCCGGCGTCACGCTGGTGTCGGCCACGGAGAACATCGACGAGACCCCGTCCGGGATGCTGCTGCACGGCATCATGTCCTCGATCGCGGAGTTCTACTCCCGCAACCTCGCCACCGAGGTCGTCAAGGGTCTGTCGCAGAAGGCCGCGCAGGGCGGCACCGTGACGAAGGCACCCATCGGCTACCGCAACGTCGGCGTGCGCGACGAGTTCGGGCGGGAAGTACGCACCGTCGAGATCGACGAGGAGCGAGCCCCGTTGGTGCGGTGGGCGTTCCAGGTGTTCGCATCCGGCGACTGGACGACGAGCCAGCTTCACCAGGAGCTCGTAGCGCGCGGGCTCACGACAGCGGCGTCGCCGCGGCGACCGTCCCGACCCATCGGGAAGTCGTCGGTGCATCGGATGCTGACGAACCCGTACTACAAGGGCAGCGTCCGCTACCAGGGCGTGACCTATGCCGGAGCGCACGAGGCCATCGTCCCCAACGAGGTGTGGGACCAGGTGCAGACCGTGCTCGGCACGCACCGCTCGGCAGCAGATGCAACGCAAGTCCACGAGCACTACTTGAAGGGGACGGTGTTCTGCGGCCAGTGCGGCTCGCGGCTACTGGTGTGCAACGCCAAGAGCAGCCAGGGCACGATCTACCCGTACTTCGTGTGCGCGAGCAGGCATGGTGGCAGAGGCGACTGCACCCGGCAGGCGATGCTCATCGAGCAGGTCGAACGGCTCATCGAGCGCTTCTATGCCAAGGTGCAGCTCGATCCCGAGACGACGCAGGCGGTCTCGGCGATGATCCATGCCCGGTTCGACGAGATGATGGCCGAAGGAGCCGCCGAACTTGCCGACCTCGCGTCCCGGAGAACCCAACTCGAAGGCGAGCAGCAGAAGTTGCTGCAAGCCCACTACGCCGGAGCCATCCCGCTCGACCTGCTCAAGAAGGAGCAGGACCGGATCACCGCGTCGTTGGAGACCATCGAGCACCGGATCACCGCTCACCACGGCCACTATGCCGACGCGCGGGCGAACCTCGACGACTCGCTGAAACTGCTGTCCAACGCTGCCGACCTCTACGAGCACGCCGACGACGCGAACCGCCGACTGTGCAACCAAGCACTGTTCAGGGCGATCTACATCGACGAGGACAACGACGTGCGCGTCGGCTACCGGAACCCGTATGACGGACTGAGCCTCTCCGGCCTCCACGCCGACGCCCTGAGCTGGGCCGCCGAGGCGAAGAAAATGGGCCAGGCGCGAACCGCGACCAAGGGTGGCCCCTTGGTCGCAAGTTCACACCTGACCCGTTTGGGGTGA
- a CDS encoding PrgI family protein: MSSTNQDRPTAGELVPVKFSRLTRRGVLLGLSLTQLITLAIGGATLIGAFYAGGGMLLAYSAPIWVLAAALTWIPIAGRPIVEWLPIACWWLWRTTGGQLLYRRRIVVPRPVGTLALPGDMARLREYTDPDTGAGMIHDPHAATLTVVCEVTHPAFVLLDPGEQERRVSSWGRVLATVCRSGRIATLQVLERTLPDSGTGLAEWWATHGTPDGSWAADTYAELIDRAGPAGERHATTLSLSLDMKTSARQIRTAGAGMRGAAAVLRQEMNTLIAALRSADLSPSGWLTPGHIAVMLRSAYDPAIAATLERHGRLGQSLATAGPVAVTETWGKLRTDSAHHAVLWVSEWPRSLVYPGFLSPVLLSTGIQRSFSLICTPMRSDAAARDIRRKKVEHISDQAQRAKIGQIEDASQTAEYHDVLQQEADLTAGHGILRYTGLIAVSAPTGEELDAAVAAIEQAAIQASCETRLLVGQQAAAFTAAALPLCRRV; this comes from the coding sequence ATGAGCAGCACGAACCAGGACCGGCCCACTGCGGGTGAACTCGTGCCGGTGAAGTTCTCCCGCCTCACCCGCCGCGGCGTCCTCCTCGGCCTGTCGCTGACCCAGCTCATCACACTCGCCATCGGCGGAGCCACACTCATCGGCGCGTTCTACGCCGGAGGTGGGATGCTGCTCGCCTACAGTGCCCCGATCTGGGTACTCGCCGCCGCGCTGACTTGGATACCGATCGCGGGCCGGCCGATCGTGGAGTGGCTGCCCATCGCCTGCTGGTGGCTGTGGCGTACCACCGGCGGACAACTGCTGTACCGGCGCAGGATCGTCGTCCCGCGCCCCGTCGGCACCCTCGCACTGCCCGGCGACATGGCGCGACTGCGCGAGTACACCGACCCCGACACCGGAGCGGGGATGATCCACGACCCCCACGCCGCCACGTTGACCGTGGTGTGCGAGGTCACCCATCCCGCGTTCGTGCTCCTCGATCCCGGCGAGCAGGAACGCCGCGTCAGCTCCTGGGGCCGGGTGCTGGCCACCGTCTGCCGCTCCGGGCGGATCGCGACTCTTCAGGTCTTGGAGCGGACTCTGCCGGACTCCGGCACCGGACTGGCCGAATGGTGGGCCACCCACGGCACCCCGGACGGATCATGGGCGGCCGACACCTACGCAGAACTCATCGACCGTGCCGGACCCGCCGGCGAACGCCACGCCACCACCCTCTCGCTGTCACTGGACATGAAGACCAGCGCTCGGCAGATCAGGACCGCGGGCGCCGGGATGCGCGGTGCTGCCGCCGTGCTGCGCCAAGAGATGAACACTCTCATCGCGGCGCTTCGCTCCGCCGACCTCTCGCCGTCGGGATGGCTGACACCAGGGCACATCGCGGTGATGCTGCGTTCCGCCTACGACCCAGCGATCGCCGCCACGCTGGAACGGCACGGCAGGCTCGGCCAGTCCCTCGCGACCGCAGGGCCGGTTGCGGTCACCGAGACCTGGGGCAAGCTGCGCACCGACTCCGCCCACCACGCGGTGCTCTGGGTCAGCGAGTGGCCCAGGTCGCTCGTCTATCCGGGATTCCTGTCGCCCGTGCTGCTGTCCACCGGCATCCAGCGGTCGTTCTCGCTGATCTGCACCCCGATGCGCTCCGATGCCGCTGCTCGCGACATCCGCAGGAAGAAGGTCGAGCACATCTCCGACCAGGCCCAGCGCGCGAAGATCGGCCAGATCGAGGACGCCTCGCAGACCGCCGAGTATCACGACGTGCTCCAGCAAGAAGCCGACCTCACCGCCGGCCACGGCATCCTCCGCTACACCGGCCTCATCGCCGTCTCTGCGCCCACCGGCGAAGAGCTCGATGCCGCCGTCGCCGCGATCGAGCAGGCCGCGATCCAAGCCTCCTGTGAGACGCGGCTGCTCGTCGGCCAGCAAGCCGCCGCCTTCACCGCCGCCGCGCTCCCGCTCTGCCGGCGGGTCTGA
- a CDS encoding single-stranded DNA-binding protein translates to MAIRTHQSISGFVASDPQLSYTDRGDARLYMKVGIEHYRKEPDNSFTQLETTFHDLIAYRGAAEQGAERLAKGDNIIADGRVRDYSYERNGQRYEGEEFIATRIGHDLARTRYEVDRSERTSGRDAAAFTGPQQAAPSTAAAIGM, encoded by the coding sequence ATGGCCATTCGTACCCACCAGTCCATCTCCGGCTTTGTCGCCTCGGACCCGCAGCTCAGCTACACCGACCGCGGCGACGCACGGCTCTACATGAAGGTCGGCATCGAGCATTACCGCAAGGAGCCCGACAACTCCTTCACGCAACTGGAGACGACGTTCCACGACCTCATTGCGTATCGCGGTGCTGCCGAGCAGGGAGCCGAGCGGCTCGCCAAGGGCGACAACATCATCGCCGACGGACGGGTGCGCGACTACTCCTACGAGCGCAACGGCCAGCGGTACGAGGGCGAGGAGTTCATCGCGACGCGCATCGGACACGACCTCGCCCGCACCCGCTACGAGGTGGATCGCAGCGAACGCACTTCCGGCCGAGACGCCGCGGCGTTCACCGGACCTCAGCAGGCCGCGCCGTCCACCGCGGCTGCCATCGGAATGTGA
- a CDS encoding ATP-binding protein, translating to MTEDRARLHTAVLVAPSKERRKLRKQRRKAEARLHAEQRRTALAAAKAKAEEERAERRATVYLPKAGESGAARLRTPGRFHLTRHQDTSATLAGAYPFVAEGGLGADGVFVGQDLYSGGSFVYDPWVLYARGIITAPNVVLAGIVGSGKSSLAKSLYTRSLPFGRRVYVPGDPKGEHTAVANAVGGRAIVLGHGLNTRLNPLDEGHRPSGLSDEQWASTVAARRRDLIGALAETVLARGLSPLEHTAIDIALTQTVRENDVPILPMVVDRILAPSADADGRLAEDGRLVGHALRRLVAGDLAGLFDGPSTVAFDPSLPMISLDLSRVTENSTLISVLMTCSSAWMESALLDPNGGQRWVIYDEAWRLMSHPALLRRMDAHWRLARHYGIANMLIFHKLTDLDNVGDQGSAMRSLANSLLANAETRIVYRQESDQLGPTATALGLTGTEQQLLPNLGVGQGLWRIKARSFVCQHQLHPDELALFDTSSRAAGGHR from the coding sequence GTGACCGAGGATCGCGCGCGGCTGCATACCGCTGTCCTGGTGGCACCGTCGAAGGAGCGGCGGAAGCTCCGCAAGCAGCGCCGCAAGGCCGAGGCCCGACTCCACGCCGAGCAGCGAAGGACCGCGCTCGCCGCCGCGAAGGCAAAGGCCGAGGAGGAGCGTGCCGAGCGCCGCGCGACGGTCTACCTGCCGAAGGCAGGCGAGTCCGGCGCTGCGCGGCTGCGCACTCCGGGCCGGTTCCATCTGACGCGGCATCAGGACACGTCGGCGACGCTGGCGGGTGCGTACCCGTTCGTCGCCGAGGGCGGTCTCGGCGCCGATGGCGTGTTCGTCGGCCAAGACCTCTACTCGGGCGGGAGTTTCGTCTACGACCCGTGGGTGCTCTACGCACGCGGCATCATCACCGCACCCAACGTGGTGCTGGCCGGGATCGTCGGCTCCGGCAAGTCATCGCTGGCCAAGTCCCTCTACACGCGCTCGCTACCGTTCGGACGGCGCGTATACGTGCCCGGCGACCCGAAGGGCGAACACACCGCCGTCGCCAACGCCGTCGGTGGACGTGCCATCGTCCTCGGTCACGGACTCAACACTCGCCTGAATCCGCTCGATGAAGGCCACCGGCCCAGCGGTCTCTCGGATGAGCAATGGGCGTCCACTGTCGCAGCCCGACGGCGTGACCTGATCGGCGCACTCGCGGAGACCGTGCTCGCGCGGGGATTGTCGCCGTTGGAGCACACCGCGATCGACATCGCCCTGACCCAGACCGTGCGGGAGAACGATGTGCCGATCCTGCCGATGGTCGTTGACCGCATCCTCGCCCCGAGCGCGGATGCCGACGGCCGGTTGGCCGAGGACGGCAGGCTCGTCGGCCACGCGCTGCGCCGTCTCGTGGCCGGCGACCTGGCCGGACTGTTCGACGGGCCTTCGACGGTCGCGTTCGACCCGTCGCTGCCGATGATCTCGCTCGACCTCTCGCGCGTCACCGAGAACTCGACGCTCATTTCGGTGTTGATGACGTGCTCGTCGGCGTGGATGGAGTCCGCGCTGCTCGACCCGAACGGTGGACAGCGGTGGGTGATCTACGACGAGGCCTGGCGGCTCATGTCCCATCCAGCGCTGCTGCGGCGGATGGATGCGCACTGGCGACTCGCGCGGCACTACGGGATCGCGAACATGCTGATCTTCCACAAGCTCACCGACCTCGACAACGTGGGCGACCAAGGCTCAGCCATGCGCTCCCTGGCGAACTCACTACTCGCGAACGCGGAAACGCGGATCGTGTACCGGCAGGAGTCCGACCAGCTCGGACCGACCGCGACCGCCCTCGGTCTGACCGGCACGGAGCAGCAGCTCTTGCCGAACCTTGGCGTCGGCCAAGGGCTGTGGCGGATCAAGGCCAGGAGCTTCGTCTGCCAGCACCAACTCCACCCCGACGAACTCGCCCTGTTCGACACCAGCAGCCGCGCCGCAGGAGGACACCGATGA
- a CDS encoding DUF6112 family protein gives MGVFPDFDGLGGIGDLRAVVGALLTFVLIVAVLMLIVSAIVWAIATAHGNYATASKGRIGVLVSVGAAVLAGGGVAWMNWLLTVGSSL, from the coding sequence ATGGGTGTCTTCCCCGACTTCGACGGACTCGGCGGCATCGGCGACCTCCGCGCCGTGGTCGGCGCGCTCCTGACGTTCGTCCTGATCGTGGCCGTCCTCATGCTCATCGTCTCCGCGATCGTCTGGGCGATCGCGACGGCCCACGGAAACTACGCGACCGCCAGCAAAGGCCGCATCGGTGTCCTCGTCTCCGTCGGCGCGGCCGTCCTCGCCGGAGGCGGCGTGGCCTGGATGAACTGGCTACTCACAGTCGGTTCAAGTTTGTAG
- a CDS encoding type IV secretory system conjugative DNA transfer family protein: MNQRQAGGMGDELTNAALIGLIGMFGIALVLRAGGSVAAFLTGTPQPDAGAAAGLAVLFNPGDPATALGADGLNPVAYWLVSAALLGGLATGIVWVWIVLRRHTRKTETDPHRLAGIATSHEVKTAASAKALLHRAATLRPSLESPAPQDVGYLLGASRGTEVWASVEDSILLIGPPRSGKGLHVVINAILDAPGAVVTTSTRPDNLTATLRARRRRGGPVAVFDPQHLAEGIPAGLRWSPIRGCDDPLTAMIRANGLAAATGLSAGGVESGGFWEGKTRTALQSLLHAAALDGRQPAELFRWTLDPSAASEAVAILNSHPNAAMGWDDSLAAMIDADPKTRDSIWQGVSLALAALADPRVLDAVTPGPHEHFDPETFLTEQGTLYLLATGAGAGASASLVAAFVEDLIETARRLAARSPGARLDPPLLLALDEIGNLAPLPSLPTLMAEGGGTGITTMPVLQSLAQARDRWSEHQAGAIWDASIVKIILGGASNSRDLQDLSTLIGERDEYTDSVTLGDHGTRSNQRSIRRVPILPPDRIRTLPFGTGIAMLRSAPPIVTDLRAWPTRPDAAQLRSDRDELETLLRHRPVT; encoded by the coding sequence ATGAACCAGCGGCAGGCCGGGGGCATGGGCGACGAACTCACCAATGCCGCCCTCATTGGGCTGATCGGCATGTTCGGGATCGCCCTCGTTCTCCGCGCCGGTGGCAGTGTCGCCGCGTTCCTCACCGGCACACCCCAGCCAGACGCCGGCGCAGCGGCGGGACTCGCCGTGCTGTTCAACCCCGGCGACCCGGCAACCGCGCTCGGTGCCGACGGTCTCAACCCGGTCGCCTACTGGCTCGTCAGCGCGGCACTGCTCGGCGGACTCGCCACCGGGATCGTCTGGGTGTGGATCGTGCTGCGCCGCCACACGCGGAAGACCGAGACCGACCCGCACCGCCTTGCCGGGATCGCGACCAGCCATGAAGTCAAGACCGCAGCATCCGCGAAGGCACTGCTGCACCGCGCGGCCACACTGCGCCCCTCCTTGGAATCACCAGCCCCGCAGGATGTCGGCTACCTCCTCGGTGCCAGTCGCGGGACGGAGGTCTGGGCATCTGTCGAAGACTCGATCCTGCTGATCGGCCCACCCCGCTCAGGCAAGGGCCTACATGTCGTCATCAACGCGATCCTCGACGCACCCGGAGCGGTCGTCACCACCAGCACCAGGCCCGACAACCTCACCGCGACCCTCCGCGCCCGACGCCGCAGGGGCGGACCGGTCGCGGTGTTCGACCCGCAACACCTCGCCGAAGGCATCCCCGCCGGGCTGCGCTGGTCGCCCATTCGCGGCTGTGACGATCCGCTGACCGCGATGATCCGCGCTAACGGCCTCGCAGCCGCCACAGGACTCAGCGCCGGAGGGGTCGAGTCCGGCGGGTTCTGGGAAGGCAAAACCCGCACCGCACTCCAAAGCCTGCTGCATGCCGCCGCGCTCGACGGCCGCCAGCCAGCCGAGCTGTTCAGATGGACCCTCGACCCCAGCGCCGCGTCCGAAGCCGTCGCCATCCTCAACTCACACCCGAACGCGGCGATGGGCTGGGACGACTCCCTGGCCGCGATGATCGACGCCGACCCCAAGACCCGCGACAGCATCTGGCAAGGCGTCTCCCTCGCACTGGCCGCACTGGCCGACCCGCGCGTGCTCGATGCCGTCACGCCAGGCCCGCACGAGCACTTCGACCCCGAGACCTTCCTCACCGAACAAGGCACCCTGTACCTGCTCGCCACCGGAGCAGGAGCAGGAGCCTCGGCATCGCTGGTCGCGGCGTTCGTCGAAGACCTCATCGAAACCGCCCGCCGACTTGCCGCCCGCTCGCCCGGAGCACGGCTCGACCCGCCGCTACTGCTCGCGCTCGACGAGATCGGGAATCTCGCACCGCTGCCGTCACTGCCGACGCTCATGGCCGAAGGCGGTGGCACCGGGATCACGACCATGCCGGTCTTGCAGTCCCTCGCACAGGCTCGCGACAGGTGGAGTGAACACCAGGCCGGCGCGATCTGGGACGCTAGCATCGTCAAGATCATCCTCGGCGGCGCATCCAACAGCCGCGACCTCCAAGACCTCTCCACGCTCATCGGAGAGCGCGACGAGTACACCGACAGCGTGACACTCGGCGACCACGGCACCCGCTCCAACCAGCGCTCGATCCGCCGCGTCCCGATCCTGCCGCCAGACCGCATCCGCACCCTGCCATTCGGCACCGGCATTGCGATGCTGCGCTCCGCGCCGCCCATCGTCACCGACCTCCGCGCCTGGCCGACTCGCCCCGATGCCGCGCAACTCCGCAGCGACCGCGACGAACTCGAAACACTGCTGCGCCACCGCCCCGTCACCTGA
- a CDS encoding M23 family metallopeptidase, whose product MFRKATIAALALLFFAPAATLLGIGVLMNPAAAYCATPAGSVNLGPIPDALTVTTANDETFTLNRQQLTHAATIITVGNGITNVGRPGIKIALMAALTESTLRMLTNTGTYPDSANYPNDGNGGDHDSLGLFQMRPQSGWGTVAELMDPNYQAQAFFGGPTGPNYPSPRGLLDIPGWQQMDPGEAAQAVEVSAFPDGYRNYAPVADSILAALTTGGGAASGAGGPAVLSSRVVFPLPEGTWVLTSPFGMRVHPITGERKMHTGTDFAAPDGTPILAAADGTVTVAEFSGGYGGLIVIEHTIDGQTVATAYAHMWQSGIHVRPGDRVNAGQHIGDVGSSGMSTGAHLHFEVRPGGTNGEAIDAAAWLNEHGAANLPTATSGSPAACNNTTAGTPTGVDGDPDRLVDDPTSSGKITARMLHLYQQTLAAFPDTGWGCYSPRPGTKSEHPLGRACDITFGNRIGQRPTPAQLDAGWKVTNWMKDNADVLGVEYLIWQGQIWSVARDAEGWRPYNGGGMHDPASITGGHYDHLHLTVKAG is encoded by the coding sequence GTGTTCCGCAAAGCCACCATCGCAGCGCTGGCACTGCTGTTCTTCGCCCCCGCCGCCACGCTCCTCGGGATCGGGGTGCTGATGAACCCCGCCGCTGCGTACTGCGCCACACCTGCCGGGAGCGTGAACCTCGGACCGATCCCGGACGCGCTCACCGTGACCACCGCGAACGACGAGACCTTCACGCTGAATCGTCAGCAGCTCACGCACGCGGCCACGATCATCACGGTCGGCAACGGCATCACCAACGTGGGCAGGCCGGGAATCAAGATCGCGCTGATGGCCGCGCTCACCGAGTCCACGCTGCGGATGCTCACCAACACCGGCACCTACCCCGACTCGGCGAACTACCCGAACGACGGCAACGGCGGCGACCACGACTCCCTCGGCCTGTTCCAGATGCGCCCCCAATCCGGGTGGGGCACCGTCGCCGAGTTGATGGACCCGAACTATCAGGCGCAGGCGTTCTTCGGCGGGCCGACCGGCCCGAACTACCCCTCGCCGCGCGGGCTGCTCGACATCCCCGGCTGGCAACAGATGGACCCTGGCGAAGCCGCCCAAGCCGTCGAGGTCTCCGCCTTCCCCGACGGCTACCGCAACTACGCGCCCGTCGCCGACAGCATCCTCGCCGCCCTCACCACAGGCGGCGGTGCCGCTAGCGGCGCGGGCGGCCCGGCGGTCTTGTCGTCGCGGGTGGTGTTCCCGCTGCCCGAGGGCACCTGGGTGCTGACCTCGCCGTTCGGGATGCGAGTGCACCCGATCACGGGCGAACGGAAGATGCACACCGGCACCGACTTCGCCGCGCCCGACGGCACGCCGATCCTCGCCGCCGCGGATGGCACCGTGACCGTCGCGGAGTTCTCCGGTGGGTACGGCGGCCTCATCGTCATCGAGCACACCATCGACGGCCAGACCGTCGCCACGGCCTACGCGCACATGTGGCAGAGCGGCATCCACGTCCGTCCCGGTGACCGCGTGAACGCAGGGCAGCACATCGGCGATGTCGGCTCCTCGGGCATGAGCACCGGCGCACATCTGCACTTCGAGGTCCGGCCCGGCGGCACGAACGGGGAAGCCATCGACGCCGCCGCCTGGCTCAATGAGCACGGGGCTGCGAACCTGCCGACAGCGACCAGCGGATCACCCGCCGCCTGCAACAACACCACTGCGGGCACGCCGACCGGCGTCGATGGAGACCCCGACCGGCTCGTCGACGATCCCACCAGCTCGGGCAAGATCACCGCCCGCATGCTCCACCTCTACCAGCAGACCCTCGCAGCGTTCCCCGACACCGGCTGGGGCTGCTACTCACCACGCCCCGGCACCAAGTCCGAGCATCCCCTCGGCAGGGCTTGCGACATCACCTTCGGCAACCGCATCGGCCAGCGACCCACCCCGGCACAACTCGACGCCGGCTGGAAGGTCACCAACTGGATGAAGGACAACGCCGACGTGCTCGGCGTCGAGTACCTGATCTGGCAAGGCCAAATCTGGTCCGTCGCCCGCGACGCCGAGGGCTGGCGGCCATACAACGGCGGAGGCATGCACGACCCCGCCTCCATCACCGGCGGCCACTACGACCACCTCCACCTCACCGTCAAGGCAGGGTGA
- a CDS encoding TIGR02391 family protein: MSQYGVDYLQRLRAAVEKFEEAFDAWMSTQVESDHMSARGLFPTVWTKEGQDQSEVQRLELGVAEAAGLAASAVSVTGAYIGIAGLGAIDPISNWSFMSAPKAPIAPRDIRTTTANVKGRLDAMIVDAESRTDSDLPTFAPAQFHPVVWAGASAHWTTHQYRVAVREAAEGLTVHWKERLGRNDVDDTVFWQQTLSSGAPEPGKPKLTWPGGSDDKTVKSMRGGLEPLAKALNALATGLNLTVRNVTTHTRTELSEQEAMERLAAYSYLARLLDQCETASADAEESDR, from the coding sequence ATGAGTCAGTACGGGGTGGATTACCTCCAGCGGTTGCGTGCCGCTGTTGAGAAGTTCGAGGAAGCGTTCGACGCCTGGATGAGCACTCAGGTTGAGTCGGATCACATGTCGGCGCGCGGCCTCTTTCCTACTGTGTGGACAAAGGAAGGCCAGGACCAGAGCGAGGTTCAACGGCTCGAACTCGGTGTCGCGGAGGCTGCTGGCCTGGCGGCGAGCGCTGTGTCAGTGACCGGTGCCTACATTGGGATCGCTGGTCTCGGAGCGATCGACCCGATCTCTAACTGGTCATTTATGTCTGCGCCCAAGGCCCCCATCGCGCCTCGGGATATTCGGACTACGACCGCCAACGTCAAGGGCAGGCTCGACGCGATGATCGTCGACGCCGAGTCACGTACCGACTCTGACCTTCCGACCTTCGCTCCCGCACAGTTTCACCCCGTGGTCTGGGCTGGTGCTTCCGCCCATTGGACGACGCATCAGTACCGAGTTGCAGTTCGTGAAGCAGCCGAAGGCCTCACGGTCCACTGGAAGGAACGTCTCGGCCGGAACGATGTCGATGACACGGTCTTCTGGCAGCAGACGTTATCGTCGGGCGCTCCTGAACCGGGCAAGCCGAAGCTCACCTGGCCGGGAGGGTCGGATGACAAGACGGTGAAGAGCATGCGCGGCGGTCTTGAACCGCTCGCTAAGGCCCTCAACGCGCTGGCCACTGGTCTGAACCTCACGGTCCGCAACGTGACGACGCACACGCGCACCGAACTGTCCGAGCAGGAAGCGATGGAGCGCCTCGCGGCATACAGTTACCTCGCGCGCCTGCTCGACCAGTGCGAGACAGCGAGCGCCGACGCGGAGGAATCAGACCGATGA
- a CDS encoding ParB N-terminal domain-containing protein — protein sequence MTEPQIGSIQLDRTVESILVGTRHRADLGDIDALAASIGRDGLLQPLTITIDGVLVCGARRLAAIKKLGWRTVNVWVRSGLSDRLGQLLAEQDDNMLHKPYTQLEAAGLYREIKQVMAEDAARRKSATQFSSENQPGNDGGAKFAPPSSGPLGKAREQAAAMIPGGASHTTLEKIGYLEDIAGNPALPETLRAEAAAGLGRIEAGDAVHPIYQAIRDADTAARERREAEMHARAEAAVAQAKSIKKGKRTPPKPLPLVTGDGQPVRYPLRAFVQTWGELTNWWTHYDADTLAAELTDEQFENFLTTTDGTVRFADALRAAREDAVERPRLRAL from the coding sequence GTGACCGAGCCACAGATCGGCAGCATCCAGCTCGACCGCACCGTCGAGTCGATCCTCGTCGGCACCCGGCACCGCGCCGACCTCGGCGACATCGACGCCCTCGCGGCATCCATCGGGCGCGACGGATTGCTGCAACCACTCACCATCACGATCGACGGCGTACTGGTGTGCGGGGCACGACGCCTGGCCGCGATCAAGAAGCTCGGCTGGCGCACCGTCAACGTGTGGGTGCGCAGCGGCCTGTCCGACCGGCTCGGGCAGCTCCTCGCCGAGCAGGACGACAACATGCTCCACAAGCCCTACACCCAGCTCGAAGCCGCCGGCCTCTACCGCGAGATCAAGCAGGTCATGGCCGAAGACGCCGCCCGTCGCAAGAGCGCGACCCAGTTCAGCAGCGAGAACCAGCCAGGAAACGACGGTGGTGCAAAATTTGCACCACCGTCGAGCGGGCCGCTTGGGAAGGCCCGGGAGCAGGCGGCGGCGATGATTCCGGGTGGCGCGTCGCACACGACGCTGGAGAAGATCGGCTACCTCGAAGACATCGCTGGCAACCCTGCTCTGCCAGAGACTCTGCGCGCCGAGGCCGCCGCCGGGTTGGGTCGGATCGAGGCCGGTGACGCGGTGCATCCGATCTATCAAGCGATCCGCGATGCCGACACCGCTGCGCGGGAGCGGCGCGAGGCAGAGATGCACGCTCGCGCCGAAGCAGCCGTGGCCCAGGCGAAGTCGATCAAGAAGGGCAAGCGCACCCCACCCAAGCCGTTGCCGCTCGTCACCGGCGACGGCCAACCCGTCCGCTACCCGCTTCGCGCGTTCGTGCAGACCTGGGGCGAGCTCACCAACTGGTGGACCCACTACGACGCCGACACACTCGCCGCCGAGTTAACCGACGAGCAGTTCGAGAACTTCCTCACCACCACCGACGGCACCGTCCGGTTCGCCGACGCCCTCCGTGCCGCACGCGAAGACGCGGTGGAGCGGCCACGACTCCGCGCGCTCTGA